One part of the Oceanihabitans sp. IOP_32 genome encodes these proteins:
- a CDS encoding NAD-dependent epimerase/dehydratase family protein, translated as MILVTGGTGLVGAHLLYKLVKNNEKVRAIYRNEHKLKHVKQVFSTYSDDDDALFNHIDWIEANILDISQLNDAFTNVTQVYHCAAFISFDPNKHKALCKINIEGTANIVNFCISNNIEKLCYVSSIATTGKPINNEVITEETHWNPEDDNSFYAITKYGAEMEVWRASEEGVNVVIVNPGVILGAGVWSSASTQLFKKAHKGLTYYTTGTIGLIDVKDVVSIMIDLQKSDIINKRFILVAENWSYQKFLQTMTKALNANPPKKLAKPWLLQLAWRLDWLLHKLTGKERQLTKQMATSLTTKTIYSNQEIKNALKVEFTPINKTISSIANRYLEQV; from the coding sequence ATGATTTTAGTTACTGGAGGCACAGGTTTAGTTGGTGCACATTTACTTTATAAACTGGTTAAAAACAACGAAAAAGTTCGAGCAATATATAGAAACGAACACAAGCTTAAACACGTAAAACAAGTGTTTTCGACTTACTCGGACGATGATGATGCTCTTTTTAACCATATAGATTGGATAGAAGCCAATATTTTAGATATTAGCCAACTTAATGATGCTTTTACGAACGTTACTCAGGTATACCACTGTGCAGCTTTTATATCTTTTGACCCTAACAAACACAAAGCTTTATGTAAAATTAATATTGAGGGCACCGCGAATATTGTTAATTTTTGCATTTCTAACAACATAGAAAAATTATGTTATGTTAGCTCGATTGCTACGACAGGAAAACCCATTAATAATGAGGTTATTACCGAAGAAACGCACTGGAATCCTGAAGATGATAATAGCTTCTATGCCATAACTAAATATGGAGCCGAAATGGAGGTTTGGCGTGCCTCAGAAGAAGGTGTAAACGTTGTTATTGTAAATCCTGGCGTTATTTTAGGCGCAGGTGTTTGGAGTTCTGCTAGTACTCAGTTGTTTAAAAAAGCACATAAAGGCTTAACCTATTACACCACAGGAACTATTGGTTTAATAGATGTTAAAGATGTGGTATCCATTATGATTGACCTTCAAAAAAGTGACATCATAAACAAACGTTTTATATTAGTTGCTGAAAACTGGAGCTATCAAAAGTTTTTGCAAACCATGACCAAGGCTTTAAACGCCAATCCTCCAAAAAAATTAGCTAAACCTTGGCTCCTACAGCTGGCATGGAGATTAGATTGGCTATTACATAAATTAACCGGTAAAGAAAGACAACTAACCAAACAAATGGCCACATCGTTAACTACTAAGACCATATATAGTAATCAGGAAATTAAAAATGCCCTTAAAGTTGAGTTTACACCTATAAATAAAACCATTTCATCTATTGCAAATCGATATCTCGAACAGGTTTAA
- a CDS encoding T9SS type A sorting domain-containing protein — MKKNYVFILFVVFISFAAQKGFAQNKYPNASEKQKIEGLSIYPNPASNGHQYIYISSKKKLNKNVKVYNALGRQILSRMLVDKALDISDLNTGIYILKISENNITETRKLVIK, encoded by the coding sequence ATGAAAAAAAATTACGTTTTCATCTTATTTGTTGTTTTCATAAGTTTCGCTGCTCAAAAGGGATTTGCGCAAAACAAGTATCCTAATGCGTCTGAAAAACAAAAAATTGAAGGGCTTTCCATTTATCCCAATCCAGCTAGTAACGGGCATCAATACATTTATATTTCTTCAAAAAAGAAATTAAACAAAAATGTAAAAGTTTACAACGCCCTAGGGAGACAAATATTGTCCCGTATGCTAGTCGATAAAGCTTTAGATATCTCAGACTTAAACACTGGCATTTATATTTTAAAAATAAGTGAAAATAATATTACGGAAACACGAAAACTAGTAATAAAATAG
- a CDS encoding dihydroorotase gives MTLKTVLIKNAQIVNEGEIFNGDILIEGQYIKEINTSISAKTSDVQLIDAEGQFVLPGVIDDQVHFREPGLTHKATIETESRAAIAGGITSFIEMPNTNPQTTTIEKLEEKFTIASKTSAANYSFMFGGTNDNLEEILKVDPKKVAALKLFLGSSTGNMLVDNPEVLEKIFSKTDLLIAVHCEDEDTIKANFETFLDTYGEDIPMQYHPEIRSAEACYLSSSKAIELAKKTGARLHVFHLSTGKETNLFSNKIPLKDKKITAEVCVHHLWFTDKDYDTKGSLIKWNPAVKTQTDNDKLWEALLDDRIDVIATDHAPHTLEEKNNVYTKAPSGGPLVQHALTAMLEMHHKGKISIEKIVEKMCHNPAILFQIEKRGFIKEGYFADLVFVDLNNPWTVKKDNILYKCEWSPFDGTTFRSRVTHTFVNGSLAYKNFKFYDLTAAKRLTFNR, from the coding sequence ATGACACTAAAAACGGTACTTATTAAAAATGCTCAGATTGTAAATGAAGGCGAGATTTTTAATGGCGATATATTAATTGAAGGGCAGTATATTAAGGAAATAAACACCTCTATAAGCGCAAAAACCTCCGATGTTCAACTCATTGATGCCGAAGGTCAGTTTGTACTTCCAGGGGTTATAGACGATCAGGTTCATTTTAGAGAACCGGGATTAACACACAAAGCCACTATAGAAACCGAGTCTAGAGCCGCTATTGCTGGTGGTATTACCTCCTTTATTGAAATGCCAAACACAAACCCGCAAACCACAACGATAGAAAAATTAGAAGAAAAGTTTACTATAGCTTCAAAAACATCGGCAGCCAATTATTCATTTATGTTTGGTGGTACGAACGATAATTTAGAAGAAATTTTAAAAGTTGATCCTAAAAAAGTAGCGGCTTTAAAGCTTTTTTTAGGCTCTTCAACCGGTAATATGTTGGTTGATAATCCAGAGGTTTTAGAGAAAATATTTTCTAAAACAGATTTGCTAATTGCCGTGCATTGCGAAGATGAAGATACGATTAAAGCTAATTTCGAAACTTTTTTAGATACCTATGGCGAGGACATTCCTATGCAATATCACCCCGAAATTAGAAGTGCAGAGGCCTGTTATTTATCATCATCCAAGGCTATCGAATTGGCAAAAAAAACAGGTGCTAGATTACATGTATTTCATTTGTCGACAGGAAAAGAAACCAACTTGTTTAGCAATAAAATTCCTTTAAAAGACAAGAAAATTACCGCCGAAGTTTGCGTGCATCATTTATGGTTTACCGATAAAGATTACGATACAAAAGGTTCGTTAATAAAATGGAATCCTGCTGTAAAAACACAAACAGATAACGATAAGTTGTGGGAAGCCTTGTTAGACGATAGAATTGACGTTATTGCTACAGATCATGCACCACACACTTTAGAAGAAAAAAATAACGTTTATACCAAAGCACCATCTGGCGGACCCCTAGTACAACACGCGTTAACCGCTATGCTTGAAATGCATCATAAAGGTAAAATTTCAATAGAGAAAATTGTAGAGAAAATGTGTCATAATCCCGCTATTTTGTTTCAGATTGAAAAGCGCGGATTTATAAAAGAAGGATATTTTGCCGATTTGGTTTTTGTCGATTTAAATAATCCATGGACGGTAAAAAAAGATAATATTCTTTACAAATGTGAGTGGTCGCCTTTTGATGGTACAACATTTAGATCACGCGTAACGCACACTTTTGTTAACGGTAGTTTAGCCTATAAAAACTTTAAATTTTACGACTTGACTGCTGCAAAACGATTAACTTTTAATAGATGA
- a CDS encoding DUF423 domain-containing protein, with amino-acid sequence MNNIFKIDKIIFLTGTCFGLTSVILGAFGAHGLEKLISQESLQTFETGVRYQMYHALLLLFLGATSALSTKAKQLIFYLVLIGVFFFSGSIYGLATNQLTAFNFKNIALITPFGGLFLITAWILLLRGFLKIKSK; translated from the coding sequence ATGAATAATATATTTAAAATAGATAAAATAATTTTTCTTACTGGAACTTGTTTTGGTTTAACCAGCGTGATTTTGGGAGCCTTTGGTGCTCACGGCCTAGAGAAATTAATTTCTCAAGAATCGTTGCAAACTTTTGAAACTGGCGTACGTTACCAAATGTACCATGCCTTATTACTGTTGTTTCTGGGGGCAACATCTGCCTTGAGTACAAAAGCTAAACAACTTATTTTTTATTTGGTTCTAATAGGCGTGTTTTTCTTTTCTGGATCCATCTACGGTTTAGCAACAAACCAATTAACCGCGTTTAATTTTAAAAATATAGCACTAATAACCCCTTTTGGAGGACTGTTTTTAATTACAGCCTGGATCTTATTGTTGAGGGGGTTTTTAAAAATAAAATCAAAATGA
- a CDS encoding polyprenol monophosphomannose synthase, which translates to MRDTVVIIPTYNEIENIEAIIRAVFSQSNHIHVLIVDDNSPDLTALKVKALQIEFPDRLFLEVRKEKSGLGTAYIHGFKWCLKRSYQYIFEMDADFSHDPKDLIRLYSTCKDGGADLAIGSRYINNSVNVVNWDMKRLLMSYFASKYVKFITRMKIHDTTAGFVCYKRIVLETIDLDAVKFIGYAFQIEMKFKAYLKKFKIVEIPVIFTDRKLGESKLSSGIISEAIFGVISMKLKSLFNK; encoded by the coding sequence ATGCGAGATACGGTTGTTATAATTCCTACTTACAACGAAATTGAAAATATAGAAGCTATTATAAGAGCTGTTTTTTCTCAGTCTAACCACATTCATGTGCTTATTGTAGACGATAATTCTCCAGATTTAACAGCCTTAAAAGTTAAAGCGCTTCAAATCGAGTTTCCCGATAGACTATTTTTAGAAGTGAGAAAGGAAAAATCGGGGCTAGGTACTGCGTATATTCACGGTTTCAAGTGGTGCTTAAAGCGATCGTATCAATATATTTTTGAAATGGATGCCGATTTTTCCCACGACCCCAAAGATTTAATACGCTTATATTCAACATGTAAAGACGGAGGTGCAGATTTAGCAATTGGATCGCGATATATTAATAATTCGGTAAATGTGGTTAATTGGGACATGAAAAGGCTACTTATGTCTTATTTTGCTTCAAAATATGTTAAATTTATAACAAGAATGAAAATTCACGACACCACGGCTGGTTTTGTATGCTATAAACGTATAGTTTTAGAAACGATAGATTTAGACGCTGTTAAGTTTATTGGGTATGCCTTCCAGATTGAAATGAAATTTAAAGCCTATTTAAAGAAATTTAAAATAGTTGAAATTCCTGTTATATTTACCGATCGGAAACTAGGAGAATCTAAGTTGAGTTCTGGTATAATTTCTGAAGCAATTTTTGGGGTAATTTCGATGAAACTAAAAAGTTTATTTAACAAATAA
- the tyrS gene encoding tyrosine--tRNA ligase has product MIKNFVEELTWRGMIQDCMPGTEEHLLEAMRLAYVGIDPTADSLHIGHLVGVMGLKHLQLSGHKPVALVGGATGMIGDPSGKSDERNLLNEETLIHNQNGIKAQLSRFLDFDSDAENAAIMVNNYDWMKSFTFLEFIRDVGKHITVNYMMSKDSVKKRLSSESSVGMSFTEFTYQLVQGYDFLHLYREKQCTLQMGGSDQWGNITTGAELIRRVDSGKGYGITWPLITKADGTKFGKSEGGNIWLDPERTSPYKFYQYWLNTSDIDAEKYIKIFTFLSREEIEALIEAHKETPHLRILQKRLAEEITTMVHSKEDLDNAITASAILFGKSTSDDLKGLNEQTFLDVFDGVPQTEIKASDIEEGLDIIAALAEKGGFLKSNGEARRALKENSISVNQEKVQEGYKITAQDLINKKFVLLQRGKKNYFVLRIS; this is encoded by the coding sequence ATGATAAAGAATTTTGTTGAAGAATTAACTTGGAGGGGCATGATACAAGATTGTATGCCAGGTACAGAAGAGCATTTGTTAGAGGCGATGCGTTTGGCTTACGTGGGTATTGATCCTACTGCAGATTCTTTGCACATTGGCCATTTAGTTGGTGTTATGGGACTCAAGCATTTACAATTATCGGGACATAAGCCTGTCGCCCTTGTTGGCGGTGCTACTGGTATGATTGGAGATCCCTCTGGAAAATCTGATGAGCGTAATTTACTTAATGAAGAAACGCTTATACATAACCAAAACGGAATTAAAGCGCAATTATCACGGTTTTTAGATTTCGATAGCGATGCTGAAAACGCTGCTATTATGGTTAATAATTACGACTGGATGAAGTCTTTTACCTTCTTAGAATTTATTCGCGACGTTGGTAAACACATTACGGTAAACTATATGATGTCTAAAGATTCGGTAAAAAAACGTTTATCATCAGAGTCGTCTGTAGGAATGAGTTTTACAGAGTTTACGTATCAGTTAGTTCAAGGCTACGATTTTTTACATTTATATAGAGAAAAACAATGTACCCTTCAAATGGGTGGTAGCGACCAATGGGGAAACATCACCACAGGTGCCGAGTTGATTAGACGCGTAGATTCTGGAAAGGGCTACGGTATAACATGGCCTTTAATAACTAAAGCCGATGGGACTAAATTTGGAAAATCTGAAGGGGGAAACATTTGGTTAGACCCAGAAAGAACCTCGCCATATAAATTTTACCAATACTGGTTAAATACAAGTGATATAGATGCTGAAAAATATATAAAAATTTTCACGTTTTTATCACGAGAAGAGATTGAAGCTTTAATTGAAGCGCATAAAGAAACACCACACTTACGAATTTTACAGAAACGTTTGGCTGAAGAAATTACCACCATGGTACATAGTAAGGAAGACTTAGACAATGCCATTACTGCCAGTGCAATCTTGTTTGGTAAATCTACTAGTGATGATTTAAAAGGATTAAACGAACAGACTTTTTTAGATGTTTTCGATGGGGTACCACAAACAGAAATTAAGGCATCCGACATAGAGGAAGGTTTAGATATAATTGCAGCTCTAGCAGAGAAAGGAGGCTTTTTAAAATCGAACGGTGAGGCTCGTCGTGCTCTTAAAGAAAATTCCATTTCGGTTAACCAAGAAAAGGTACAAGAAGGGTATAAGATTACGGCACAAGATTTAATTAACAAGAAGTTTGTTTTATTGCAACGGGGTAAAAAGAATTATTTCGTTTTACGAATATCTTAA
- a CDS encoding uroporphyrinogen-III synthase translates to MKVKTILVSQPEPKIENSPYFDLVEKLKVKIDFRPFIHVEGVSAKDIRQQKIDLNDYTAIILTSRNAVDHFFRIAEEMRFKVPDTMKYFCQSEAVAYYLQKYVVYRKRKIYVGKRTFSELSPLIKKYKDEKFLLPNTDKIKPEVPSTLDALGVNWKQATFFKTVVSDLSDLENVTYDVLVFFSPSGIESLFKNFPNFKQNDTRIAVFGDTTIKAVEEKGLRVDIAAPTPETPSMTMALQKYIDKANKGK, encoded by the coding sequence ATGAAAGTTAAAACAATTTTAGTCTCACAGCCTGAACCTAAGATAGAAAACTCCCCATATTTTGATTTGGTGGAGAAGTTAAAGGTGAAAATCGATTTCAGACCCTTCATACATGTTGAAGGTGTTTCTGCAAAAGATATCAGACAGCAAAAAATAGATTTAAATGACTATACTGCTATCATATTAACCAGCAGAAACGCAGTAGATCATTTTTTTAGAATTGCTGAAGAAATGCGTTTTAAAGTGCCAGATACTATGAAGTATTTCTGCCAGTCTGAAGCAGTGGCTTACTACCTCCAAAAGTATGTGGTTTACAGAAAGCGTAAAATTTATGTTGGTAAACGGACTTTTTCTGAACTTTCACCTTTAATTAAAAAATATAAAGATGAAAAGTTTTTATTGCCAAACACCGATAAGATTAAACCAGAAGTACCTAGTACATTAGATGCCCTAGGTGTAAACTGGAAACAAGCAACCTTCTTTAAAACGGTTGTAAGCGATCTTTCAGATTTAGAAAATGTAACCTACGATGTGCTGGTCTTTTTTAGCCCTTCAGGTATTGAATCTTTGTTTAAAAACTTTCCGAATTTTAAACAAAATGATACCCGAATAGCTGTATTTGGAGACACCACCATTAAAGCGGTTGAAGAAAAGGGGTTACGAGTAGATATTGCTGCCCCAACTCCCGAAACACCGTCAATGACTATGGCTTTACAAAAATATATTGATAAGGCGAATAAAGGAAAATAA
- a CDS encoding DUF4296 domain-containing protein, translating into MILKRLFANFVILTSFFSCFNYDKPAKPENLISKDKMVDIILDIRLLSSATGSNKTILEKNNLEAENYVYNKHGVDSLQFALSNNYYAYFIDDYKAIYEKAQDSLERLKKQFDVLVAQEAEDKALRDSLSLVVKNNSKHILQLRESLKSLTEKEALNLSSTKDSLRLTKIKDTLALLKKKDSVLQLKLKPKTKAKLIKPVRDIDLQ; encoded by the coding sequence ATGATTTTAAAACGATTATTTGCGAATTTTGTTATTTTAACAAGTTTTTTTTCGTGTTTTAATTACGACAAACCCGCTAAGCCCGAGAATTTAATTTCTAAGGATAAAATGGTTGATATTATTCTCGATATACGCTTGCTTTCTTCGGCAACGGGGTCCAACAAAACCATTCTTGAAAAAAACAACCTCGAGGCAGAAAACTATGTGTACAACAAACATGGGGTGGATAGCTTACAATTTGCTTTAAGCAATAATTACTACGCTTATTTTATAGACGATTACAAAGCTATTTACGAAAAAGCTCAAGATAGCTTAGAGCGGTTAAAAAAGCAGTTCGATGTGTTAGTCGCTCAAGAAGCTGAAGATAAAGCTTTAAGGGACTCTTTAAGTTTAGTCGTCAAAAATAACTCCAAACATATTTTACAATTACGAGAAAGTCTTAAATCCTTAACTGAAAAGGAAGCGTTAAATCTTTCGAGTACAAAGGATTCCTTACGATTAACAAAAATAAAAGACACTTTGGCTCTTTTGAAAAAGAAAGATTCTGTATTACAACTTAAACTTAAACCTAAAACAAAAGCAAAGTTAATTAAACCTGTTCGAGATATCGATTTGCAATAG
- a CDS encoding acyl transferase codes for MIDSNTIFNIKNKSEFEDTALQVFDYQFRNNRVYRSFCDLIYKHPSDIKVLEDIPFLPIQFFKSHRIVSSTDPIITTFTSSGTTGSVSSKHHVTNLRIYEQSFTQGFTQFYGHIEDYVILALLPSYLEREGSSLIYMVNSMISKSKHPESGFYLNNVSELKDTLIKLDTQKRKVLLIGVSFALLDLIETYQFKLNNTIIMETGGMKGRRKELIRADLHKKLKAGFGVKTIHSEYGMTELLSQAYSKGDGIFSCPNWMRVLIRDPEDAFTILPQGKTGGLNIIDLANINSCAFIATQDLGKTHDNGSFEVIGRFDSSDIRGCNLMVL; via the coding sequence ATGATAGATAGTAATACCATTTTTAATATTAAAAATAAGTCTGAATTTGAAGACACTGCTTTACAAGTTTTCGACTACCAATTTAGGAACAATCGTGTTTATAGATCGTTTTGTGACTTAATTTACAAACACCCCAGTGATATTAAGGTTTTAGAAGACATCCCTTTTTTACCCATACAGTTTTTCAAATCGCATCGCATCGTAAGTTCCACAGACCCCATTATTACTACCTTTACAAGTTCTGGAACCACGGGATCTGTATCCAGTAAACACCATGTTACCAACTTAAGAATTTACGAGCAAAGTTTTACTCAAGGTTTTACACAATTTTATGGACATATTGAAGACTATGTTATTTTAGCATTACTACCCTCCTATTTAGAACGCGAAGGTTCGTCTTTAATTTACATGGTTAATTCCATGATTTCTAAGTCTAAACACCCCGAAAGCGGTTTTTATCTCAATAATGTATCTGAATTAAAAGACACGCTAATCAAACTTGATACCCAAAAACGCAAGGTCTTATTAATTGGTGTCTCTTTTGCCTTATTAGACTTGATTGAAACGTATCAGTTTAAACTTAACAACACCATTATAATGGAAACAGGTGGTATGAAAGGTAGACGAAAGGAATTAATTCGAGCAGATCTACATAAAAAATTAAAAGCGGGTTTTGGTGTTAAAACCATACATAGTGAATATGGTATGACCGAACTTTTAAGTCAGGCATACTCCAAAGGAGACGGTATTTTTAGCTGCCCTAATTGGATGCGGGTTTTAATACGAGATCCCGAAGATGCTTTCACCATTCTGCCTCAAGGAAAAACAGGAGGTCTCAACATTATTGATTTGGCCAATATTAATTCCTGTGCCTTTATTGCTACACAAGATTTAGGCAAAACGCACGATAACGGGAGTTTTGAAGTTATTGGGCGGTTTGATAGCTCGGATATTAGAGGATGTAATTTAATGGTTTTATAA
- a CDS encoding DUF4271 domain-containing protein, with protein MFRDIVFNDIFTILLITGLVIIATAKLVAPQRFSDFSYILSNFKYLKIYSKHQKFLDKFDALLFGNFIISLSIFSYLVYQNITNTKIISINVLFKLAFGIGSFFLIKVLIERLLGSLFEIDKLIGHYIFQKISYRNFIGVILLPINALLIFTITPTLVIFNIIITLLLIINILGVITSFKTHQNVIKANLFYIIVYLCALEIAPYIILYNVLIS; from the coding sequence ATGTTTCGCGATATTGTTTTTAATGACATATTTACTATCCTTTTAATAACAGGGCTTGTTATAATTGCTACGGCTAAACTCGTGGCTCCGCAGCGTTTTAGCGATTTTAGTTATATTCTAAGCAACTTTAAATACCTTAAAATATATTCTAAACACCAAAAATTTCTCGATAAGTTTGATGCTTTACTTTTTGGCAACTTCATTATTTCCTTATCCATTTTTAGTTATTTAGTTTATCAAAATATTACAAATACTAAAATCATTTCAATTAATGTGCTTTTTAAATTGGCCTTTGGTATTGGCTCCTTTTTTTTAATAAAAGTGCTTATCGAACGTTTATTGGGTAGCCTATTTGAAATTGACAAATTAATAGGTCATTACATCTTTCAAAAAATAAGCTACAGAAACTTTATAGGGGTTATATTACTACCTATTAACGCTTTATTAATTTTTACCATTACACCAACTCTGGTTATTTTTAACATAATAATTACACTTCTACTAATTATTAATATTTTGGGTGTAATAACCTCATTTAAAACACATCAAAACGTAATAAAAGCTAACTTATTTTATATTATTGTGTATCTTTGCGCACTCGAAATAGCGCCATACATTATTTTGTACAACGTACTAATTTCGTAA
- the pckA gene encoding phosphoenolpyruvate carboxykinase (ATP) yields the protein MVNNNQVTKTISLDAYGIKNAKVNYQLSPEQLHDIAIEKGQGVEASSGALAVNTGEFTGRSPKDRFIVKDAVTKDRVWWGDINIPFETDKFDALYTKVVNYLSNKEVFVRDSYACADPNYKLNIRLINEYAWSNQFAYNMFLRPTEDELKDFNPEWTVVNAPGFMADPEVDGTRQHNFAILNFTKKIALIGGTGYTGEIKKGIFSALNFILPVFKNTLPMHCSANVGKEGDTAIFFGLSGTGKTTLSTDPNRSLIGDDEHGWTSENTVFNFEGGCYAKVINLSREQEPEIYDAIKKGAILENVILDNKGVVDFKDSSITQNTRVSYPIYHIDNIKTPSIGGNPKNIFFLTADAFGVLPPISKLTPSQAAYHFISGYTAKVAGTEAGVVEPQPSFSACFGEPFMPLHPAKYAQMLSEKMKKTGVNVWLVNTGWTGGPYGVGTRMKLKYTRAMINAVLNGDLGLYNYEDYHIHSVFGVAQPRSCPGVPTKVLSPRATWNNDEAYYKTAFKLTNAFRENFKKFESDASEEIRRGGPQRYSF from the coding sequence ATGGTAAATAACAATCAAGTTACGAAAACGATTTCGTTAGACGCCTACGGAATTAAAAATGCCAAAGTCAATTATCAACTCTCACCAGAGCAGCTACACGATATTGCCATAGAAAAAGGGCAGGGGGTTGAAGCATCTTCTGGTGCTCTCGCAGTTAATACTGGAGAGTTTACGGGACGCTCCCCTAAAGATCGATTTATTGTAAAAGATGCTGTAACTAAAGATCGCGTTTGGTGGGGCGACATTAATATTCCTTTTGAAACCGATAAATTTGATGCTTTATACACTAAAGTTGTAAATTATTTATCTAATAAAGAGGTGTTTGTTAGAGATAGTTATGCCTGTGCCGATCCCAATTATAAATTAAACATTCGACTTATAAACGAATATGCTTGGAGTAATCAATTTGCTTACAACATGTTTTTACGTCCAACCGAAGACGAATTAAAAGATTTTAATCCCGAATGGACTGTAGTTAATGCGCCTGGTTTTATGGCAGATCCCGAAGTAGACGGCACTCGACAGCACAATTTTGCGATTTTAAATTTCACAAAAAAAATAGCATTAATAGGAGGAACTGGCTATACTGGCGAAATTAAGAAGGGTATATTTTCTGCTTTAAATTTTATATTACCAGTGTTTAAAAACACCTTGCCAATGCACTGTAGTGCCAATGTGGGAAAAGAGGGTGATACTGCAATTTTCTTCGGGTTATCTGGAACTGGAAAAACGACTTTATCGACAGATCCAAACCGCAGCTTAATTGGAGATGATGAACATGGATGGACTAGCGAAAATACGGTATTTAACTTCGAAGGTGGTTGTTATGCCAAAGTTATTAATTTATCGCGCGAACAAGAACCTGAAATATATGATGCCATTAAAAAAGGCGCCATTCTTGAAAATGTTATTTTAGATAACAAAGGAGTAGTAGATTTTAAAGATAGCTCTATCACTCAGAATACAAGGGTAAGCTACCCGATTTACCATATAGACAATATAAAAACACCTTCTATTGGTGGAAATCCAAAGAATATCTTCTTTTTAACCGCCGACGCTTTTGGAGTTTTACCCCCAATTTCTAAATTAACCCCAAGCCAAGCAGCGTATCACTTTATCTCGGGTTATACGGCTAAAGTTGCTGGTACAGAAGCTGGCGTTGTTGAGCCTCAGCCTTCTTTTTCTGCTTGCTTTGGCGAACCTTTTATGCCTTTACATCCTGCTAAATATGCCCAAATGCTCAGCGAAAAAATGAAAAAAACCGGGGTGAATGTTTGGTTGGTTAATACAGGTTGGACCGGTGGTCCTTACGGTGTGGGTACCCGAATGAAGCTTAAATACACTCGTGCCATGATTAATGCGGTATTAAATGGAGATTTAGGGTTGTATAATTATGAAGATTACCATATTCACTCTGTTTTTGGAGTAGCGCAACCAAGATCTTGCCCTGGTGTTCCAACAAAAGTATTAAGTCCCCGAGCCACTTGGAATAACGACGAAGCGTATTATAAAACAGCATTTAAATTAACTAATGCTTTTCGTGAAAACTTTAAAAAATTCGAATCGGATGCTAGTGAGGAGATAAGACGTGGCGGTCCGCAGCGGTACTCTTTCTAA